The following nucleotide sequence is from Streptomyces pactum.
CCACCCCCTGGTACGTCATGGGCCGCTGGGCCTCCGACGACGGCCCCGCCTCGATCCGGCGCACCTCGGTGGACGGGCAGGGGGACGGCCGCAGCACGGTCTGGACCGACACCCTGTCCATCGACGACACCGCCGCCGGCCCGCGCCTGGCCTCCTACCGGGTCCGGCTGACCCTGTTCCGCAGGCCGGGCAGCGGGCTCACGCCCACCGTGTGGCGGCTGAACGTGATGGGTTCCGACGTGCCGGACCGCTTCGAGGTGCCCGCCTCGGTCCCGGGGCCGGCCGCCGGCCGCGAGCTGACCGTGCCCCGGTACTCGCAGAACATCCACGTGGGCCAGTACCCGGAGTACGACAACGGCGGCGAGGCGTGGTGCAGCCCCACCTCCTCCCAGATGATCATCGAGTACTGGGGCCGCCGGCCCACCGCCGAGGACCTCGCCTGGGTCAACCCGGAGTACGCCGACCCGCAGGTCTGCCACGCGGCCCGGTTCACCTACGACCACCAGTACCGGGGCTGCGGGAACTGGCCCTTCAACGCCGCCTACGCCGCCACCTACCGGGACCTGCGCGCGGTGGTCACCCGGCTGGAGTCACTGGCGGACGCCGAACGGCTGATCGCCGCGGGCATCCCGCTGATCACCTCGCAGTCCTTCCTGGCGAGCGAGCTGGACGGGGCGGGCTACGGGACGGCCGGCCACCTGATGACGGTGATCGGCTTCACCGCGAGCGGCGACGTGATCGCCAACGACCCGGCGAGCGACAGCAACGAGGCGGTGCGCCGGGTCTACGACCGCCGGCAGTTCGAGAACGTGTGGCTGCGCACCAAGCGGTACAACGCGAGCGGAAAGGTGGTCTCCGGCACCGGGGGAGTTTGCTATCTGTACTTCCCGGCAAAGCTGACCGCCCCTCAGAAGCGGGCGCTGGCCTCCGTCGGCATCGCCTGACCGGTCAGGAAAAACGCCGTACGTAACGTAATCGAGGGCTGTCGTTTCGTAACCCGTGGCCGATTGCGGGCCGTTGTTTTCCGTTTGCTTCTTCCATTCGAACGGGCGATCAGTAATCTCGCCTCATCACCGGCGTCCGCACCGCCGGCGCGAGCGCAACCGATGAGCTGGAGACACTGACTGATGGAGCGTCCCTCCAGGGCCCCCGACGGCACCCGCCCGCCGGCGCCCGTGGTGTCCCGAACACACGGCCGTGCCCCCGGCGGGTCCCGCGTCACGGCCGGCCGGACACCCGGCCGGCCGGGTGCCCGGCCCGGCGGGAGGGCGCCGGGGCCGGGCCGGAGGGCGCCGGTGAACCCCGGCCCGTGCCGGCCCGGTACTCGCGGTCGTGCGCAGGTGGAGCCGCTCCTTGATCTGAGCCAAGCGGTTGCCGTGCCACTCCGTGCCATGCTCCACTTCCACGGGGGCGCGGACGGCCCACGGCAGGCGGTGGTTCCGCCGCGGGGCACGCGGGCGCCGGGCGGACCGCCCGCGCCGACCCGCGCCCCGGTTGACGTGGGCATCCGGCAGCCGGGAGAGCGCGAGGAGGTACGGCACGTGTACCGGCGGACGGGCCGGATCCCGGGGGACGGCCGCGGCGCGGACGGCGGCCCGGCAGGTCACATCGGTTTCGCGGGCAGCGGTCACGCGGACACAGGACGGAAGATATGAGTTCGGCCACAGACGGCGCGGAGAGAGACCTGGCGTGCTCCCGGGCACGCCCCGAGCGGTTCGCGGCCCTGTGGGCCGAGGCGATCCACCCCCTCACCGCGACCGAGATGACCCTGCCCGAGTTCGAGCGCTTTCTGCTGCCCCTGGCGTGCCGTCTCGGCGAGGCGCTGTCCGCTCCGGTGTTCGACACCCAGTCGGCGTACGAGGTCGGTGCGGCCCTGGTGGACGCGCATTGCACGGAGCCGGAGGCGCTGCCGCACATCCTCGGCACGGTCGACGCCAACCTCGTGGAGCACTTCCCTCCGGACTCCTCGATGCCCCGCGAGGAGGCCCGCGCCCGGTGCAGCCGGCTCCAGCACGCCCTGGCCGCCGGGTTCGTCCGCGAGCTGCGGGAACGTACCCGCAGCGAGCAGGAGGCCATCTCCCGGGCCGCGCTGGCGGCCCGGACCGAGGCGGAGATGGCGCTGCACGCCAGCGAGGCCAAGTTCCAGGCGGTCTTCGAGGGCGCGGTGATCGGCGTCGGCATCGCCGACCTCGACGGCTGGGTGCTCGTCGTCAACGACGCGGTGGCCCGGATGTTCGGCGGCCGGGAGTACTTCCAGACCCGCCGTAACGTCCTGGACTGGGTGCACCCCGACGACGCCCCCGGCGTCCTGGACCTGTACTACGAGCTGGTCACCGGGAAACGGGACTTCTACCGCATCCAGAAGCCGCACCCGCGCCCCGACGGCGGGGTGCTGTGGACCAACCTCACCGTCTCGCTGCTGCGCGACTCCACCGGCCGGCCGCAGTACCAGCTCACCCTGATGGAGGACATCACCGAGCAGCGGCTGCTGGAGGAACGGCTGCGGTACGAGGCCACCCACGACGCGCTGACCGGGCTGCCCAACCGCACCCTGTTCTCCGAGCGGCTGGAGCAGGCGCTGGCGGCCGGCGCGGAGAGCGAACGGTTCGGCGTCTGCTACCTGGACCTGGACGGCTTCAAGGCGGTCAACGACAGCCTCGGGCACGCGGTCGGCGACAAACTGCTGGTCTCGGTCGCCGAGCGGCTCCGGGCGTGCGCCACCGCACCGGGCACGATGGTGGCCCGGGCCGGCGGGGACGAGTTCGTGGCGCTGGTCGCCGGGCCCACCGCGCACACCGACGTGGTGGCGCTGGCGGACCGGATGCTCACCGCGCTCGCCGAACCGGTCCGGGTGGAGGGCCGGGAGCTGCTGGTCCGGGTGAGCATCGGGGTGGTGGACGGCTTCGCCGGGGAGATGGGCCAGGCCGAGGTGCTGCGCAGCGCCGACATCACCATGTACCGGGCGAAGGCCGCGGGCGGCAACCAGTACGTACGGGCCGACGCCGACTCCGACGCCCGGGTCATCGCCCGGCACAGCCTCACCAACCGGCTGCCGTCCGCCCTGGAGAACGGGGAGTTCTTCATCGAGTACCAGCCGCTGGTCCGGCTGGCCGACGGCAGCGTACGCGGCGCCGAGGCGCTGGTCCGCTGGCTGCACCCGGTGCACGGGGTGCTCGGCCCCGACCAGTTCATCCCGCTGGCCGAGCAGACCGGGCTGATCGTCCCGCTGGGCCGCTGGGTGCTCCAGGAGGCCGCCCGGCAGGCGTACACCTGGCGGAAGGAGACCGGTGACCCGCGGCTGCGGGTGAACGTCAACCTCTCACCCTGCCAGCTCACCCACAAGGGTCTGGTCGCCGACACCGTGGCGGTGCTGGAGGAGGCCGACCTGTGCCCCAGCGCGCTGTGCCTGGAGGTCACCGAGAACGACCTGATCGGTGCCGACGAGGATGCCCTGCGCCCGCTGCGGCAACTCGCCGACCTGGGGGTGGACATCGCCCTGGACGACTTCGGCACCGGGTACTCCAACCTGTCCTACCTGCGCAGACTTCCGGTCAGCACGCTGAAACTGGACCGCTCCTTCACCCGGGGCATGCAGCGTGCCCCGGCGGACCCGGTCGATGTCAAGATCGTCGAGGGGATCGTCTCGCTCGCCCACACACTCGATCTGGCGGTCACCGTGGAAGGGGTGGAGACCGGGGTGCAGGCCGAGCACCTGCGGCTGCTGGGCTGCGACACCGCACAGGGCTGGTACTACGCCCGGCCCGGCCCGCCCGAGCGACTGCACACGCTGGCGCTCGCGGACGCCAGCTGACACCCCGCCGGGGCGGCGCCACCGGGGCGGGGCCGTGCGCGTCGCGGCGCCGGATCCGGCGGGCACCGCTCCGCGGTGGGTCCCCGCAGGGGGCCGCTCGGGGCGGGGCCCGGCGGTGACCGCGCCCGGGGCGGGGTCCGGCGGTGACCGCTCCGGCGTGGGGGTCCGGTCGGCCGTGGGCGCGGCAGCACCGGTGCACCTGACCGGCGCGTGGCCATGACCGCGCGCCGGGGCGCCCGGCCACGCCCCCGGGTGACGCCGCCGGCCCGCGCCCCGGCGGGCACCCGTGCGCCCGTACCCGCCCGCCGCCATCGGCCGGTGGCGCGGTACGGGCTTCCGGGGCGCGGGCAGTGGCACGGTGTGCCGGGCCCGGTCGGGGCGCGGGGTTCCGCAGCGGGACGGGCGGCCCCGGTTACCGGCCGGGCGCCGCCCCGCCGGCCGTTGTACCGTCCACGGAACACCGCTCGGCCCCGGTGAGCAGGTCGGACCGGACGAGGAAGCGCACCCCCTCCGGCGCCTCCAGGGAGAATCCGCTGCCCCGGCCCGGTACCACGTCGATGGTGAGCCGGGTGTGGCGCCACCGCTCGAACTGGACGGCGGACATCCAGAACTCGACCGGTTCCGCCACCCCCTCGATCCGCGGTGTGCCCAGCAGTACATCGGCGGCGCCGGTCCGGAACTCCCCGCGGGGGTAGCACATCGGCGCGCTGCCGTCGCAGCAGCCGCCGGACTGGTGGAACATCAGCGGTCCGTGCGCGTCGGTCAGACGGCGGACGAGCCGCTCGGCGGCCGGGGTGAAGGTGATACGGGAGACGTCTTCCATGACTGCTCCTTCGCCGGGTCGGGGCGCCGGGAGTCCGGTCCGGGCGGCGCAGGTGTGCCCGGAAGGAGGGGCGGAGAGCCGGTGCCCGGTCCGATCCTGCTGGTCGGAGCGGACGATGGAGCGGCGATTTTCAGCCAATATCTTGCGTTGGTGGAGCGGTTCCGGTGGCTTTTCTTCGCCCTTTCCCGTCCGGTCCGGTCGGCGATAAAAGGCGGTCATCAGGGCACATCCGGCGGAATCAATCCCTCCGGTGGAGTCTTCAGGCCGCCGCCGCAGGTGCCTGATGGAGTCCCGCACCCGCGCCGCCGCGGGGCCGGGAATGATCCGCGTCCGCGCCGCGCTGCGTGCGGAGGCGTGGTGGCCGGCGCCGTCGCGCCGCGGCGGGCCCGTTTGCCGGCGCGCATCGGCGACCCGGCGTCACAGGCGGCGCGGCGTCCAGGGTGGCGCGGTGGCGTGTGGTGCGGGGTGTCTGCGGTCGTCCGTGGGGTGCTGCCGTCGCCCGGCGGGACGACCCGCCGGTGATCGGGTGACGGGGATACGTTCGATGGGCGACATGCTGAGAATGTCGGGAAACGTGCGCCCGATGATCAATGGGGACGGCACGCCCGACGACCCGGAAGACACCCCGGGGCCGTCCCCGGGAGACCACCGGGGACGGCCCGGAGCGGACGGCGGTCCCGCCCGGCCGCCGCAGGAAGGAACGCCCCATGGAAACCGACCCCGTCACCCGGTTCCTCCACGCCCTCACCCCGTCGAGCCGGGAAGCGGTGCGCGCGCTCGACCGCGACCGGCAGGAGGCCATGGCCGAGGAGTGGGAGAGACGCCTCCGCGACGAGACCGAACTGATGACGCTGAGCGAGCTGGACCCGCCGAGCGCGGAGACCCGGGCGGCGGAGGAGGTGGCCCAAGGGCTCCGCTGAGCCCGGGGGCGGGGGCCGGGGGCGGGGGGCCGTCCCCGCCCCCGGCCCGCACGTCCCGGCCCGCACGTCCCGGCCCGTTCCGGGCGGGCGCCGGTGCCGCCGGCCGTGGCCTCCCGTCGGGTGCCCGGCCCGGGGCACGGCCCCGGTGGGCACGGCCCGTCCGTCGCGCCCGGCGTGCCCCGGCGCGGGGCGAAGCTGCCGGATGCGACCGTTCCGCTCCGGAGCGTGCCGTCGCCATGTCAGGATGTCGGTCATGACTGGCATATCCGCCGGGCGTGCCCTGGCCGTCACCGGGCTCTCCCTGAGTGTTCTGCTCTCCGTCGCCGCGTGCGGTGGACAGTCCGGCACCGAGCGCAGCGCGGACGCGACCGAGGTGGGCTCCGAGGTGCCGGCCGCCTCCGACACACCCGTCCGCCCCGAGACCCTGGACGTGGACCGGTTCACGCCCTACCCCCCGTCGGGGTCGCCGTCCTCCTCGTCCTCCGGCTCCCCGTGCCCCGCTTCGGGGGTGCGGGTGACCGCCGGTGAGGCGAACGCCGCGTCGGGGCTGCGGGCCCAGGAGGTCACCCTCACCAACTGCGGGCCCACGGCGCGGCGGCTGAGCGGCTACCCGACCGTGGAACTGCTCGACGAGGACGGCAAGCCGCTGCGGATCGACATCGACCGGGGCGCCCGGCGGGTCAGCTCCGGGGTCGGGGACGCGACCCCGGCGGCGTTCTCGGTCGAGCCGGGCGGCTCGGCCACCTTCCAGCTGGTGTGGCGGAACACCTACGACGACACCAGCCAGGCCCCGGTGGTGGGCAAGACGGTGGTCGTCTCCCCGTCGGTCGGGGACATCGGGGTGCGGATCACCCCGGAGACCCCCTACGACCTCGGCTCCACCGGCCGTCTGGGGGTCACCGTCTGGGAACCGGCCCGGTAGCCCGGCCGGGGCCGGCGCGGCGCTGCACGCCGCCGGGGTCAACGGCGGCGGACCGGCGCCCGCTCCGGCGGGTCTCCGTGGTGAAACGTGAAGCAGGGGCGCGGGTCCCGGGCGCGAGCGCCCGGACCCGCGCCCCCGGACTTGTGCGGTGGGCCGCCGCGCCGCGGGGCCGGGCCGTCGTTGTACCGGGCACCGGGCCGCGGAGGACGGGGGAGTGCGCCGTACACGACCGCGGGACGCGTACGGCGCCGGGGATCAACGGCCCTGCAGCGAGCGGACGTTGTCGCCGAAGGTCCAGTTGCGTGACCCGTCCCAGTTGATCGACCAGGTCATCAGGCCCTTGAGGCCCTTGTCCCGGTAGTTGTTCCACGCCTGCGACACCAGGCTGGGGGACATGTATCCGCCGCCGGCGCCCGGCTGCGCGGGCAGGCCCGGGACCTGCTTGTCGTACGGCACCTTGATGGTGGTGCCCTGGACCACCAGCCCCTTGTTGAGGCAGTCGGTCTGCGCGGTGAACCCGGCGACGGTGCCCGCCTGGTAGGAGTCGCCGGAGCAGCCGTACATGCTGCCGTTGTAGTACTGCATGTTCAGCCACCACAGGCGGCCGTTGTCCGCGTACTTCTTGATGATCGGCAGGTAGGCGCCCCAGATCGAGCCGTAGACCACGCTGCCGCCGGTGACATAGGCGGTCTCCGGGGCCATCGTCAGGCCGAAGTTGGACGGCATCTGGGCGAGCACGCCGTCGATGATGCGGATGAGGTTCGACTGCGAGGCCGACAGCTGGTTGATGTTGCCGCTGCCGACCAGGCCGGTCTCGATGTCGATGTCGATGCCGTCGAAGTTGTACTTCTTCAGGATCGGTACCACCGTCTCGACGAACCGGTCGGCCACCTTGGTGGAGCTGAGGTCGATGCCGGCCGCCGCGCCGCCGATGGACATCAGCAGGGTGGCGCCGTTCGCCTTGGCGTCGCACATCTCGGCGGGGGTGGACACCTTCACCGTGGCGTCCATCCCGTCCTCCCACAGCACCGTGCCGTCCGAGCGGATGACCGGGAACGCCGCGTTGATCACGTTGTAGCCGTGGTCGCGGATGCGCTTGTCGTTGATCGGCACCCAGCCGAACGGCGGGTGCACGCCGTTGGCCGAGCCGTCCCAGTTCTCCCAGTAGCCCTGGAGCACCTTGCCCGTGGGCTTGGACTTCACCGCACAGGTGTCGGTCTGTGCGGCGGTGTTCTCGCGGGGTGCGGCCGTCGCCGCCGCGACGGGTATCTGAACGGCGAACGCCAGGGCCAGTGCGGCTCCCAGCAGGCGTGACGTACGACCGGACATCCGGTGCTCCCTTCCTCCCGCGGGCTCCGTGCGCGGTGGTGCCGCCGAGTCGGCGCACCGAGCCGAGGGGGTGTCATGACTGGTCCGTGGGGTGGATGGGCCGGCGCTCCCGGGGCCCGGGCATGGTCGTGCGCATGACAGATCGAGAGCCCATGATGGCCTCCTGGGCTGCGGTGGGGGGCTCGGGGCGGTGCGGGGGCGCGACGCGCACACCGTAGGCTGGTCCAGACCTGTGGTCAAGAGGTCTGGACCAACCCGGGGGAGGGGCGTTCACAGGTGGGGAGGGCCGGGAGGTCCCCCGGCCCAACGGCGGTGGTCACGCGTACGGCCGTCGCGCCCTCCGGCCGGGACCCGGGTGTCCCGCCCACGCCGCCCGGCGGTGCTCCGGGTTGTCAACCATTCACGGGGAACGGGGTGTTCGGGACGTCGGCCGTCCGGGAAAGCGGGGGCGTCCCGGAGACGAGTCGTGCGGCCCCGCCGACCCGCAGACCCGCCGACCCGCGGGCCCCGGCGCGCCGCCGGACGGTCCGTCGCCTCCGCACGGCGGGCCACGGCGCACCGTGGAGCGGTCCGGCTGGTCAGGGGGTGGTCAGCACCTGCGGGGACAGCACCTTGACCATGGTGTTGGTCCACTTCATCTGCCGCAGCGTTTGCGGATGGCAGCGGGAGGCCAGCTGGAGCAGCTCGCCGTC
It contains:
- a CDS encoding putative bifunctional diguanylate cyclase/phosphodiesterase produces the protein MSSATDGAERDLACSRARPERFAALWAEAIHPLTATEMTLPEFERFLLPLACRLGEALSAPVFDTQSAYEVGAALVDAHCTEPEALPHILGTVDANLVEHFPPDSSMPREEARARCSRLQHALAAGFVRELRERTRSEQEAISRAALAARTEAEMALHASEAKFQAVFEGAVIGVGIADLDGWVLVVNDAVARMFGGREYFQTRRNVLDWVHPDDAPGVLDLYYELVTGKRDFYRIQKPHPRPDGGVLWTNLTVSLLRDSTGRPQYQLTLMEDITEQRLLEERLRYEATHDALTGLPNRTLFSERLEQALAAGAESERFGVCYLDLDGFKAVNDSLGHAVGDKLLVSVAERLRACATAPGTMVARAGGDEFVALVAGPTAHTDVVALADRMLTALAEPVRVEGRELLVRVSIGVVDGFAGEMGQAEVLRSADITMYRAKAAGGNQYVRADADSDARVIARHSLTNRLPSALENGEFFIEYQPLVRLADGSVRGAEALVRWLHPVHGVLGPDQFIPLAEQTGLIVPLGRWVLQEAARQAYTWRKETGDPRLRVNVNLSPCQLTHKGLVADTVAVLEEADLCPSALCLEVTENDLIGADEDALRPLRQLADLGVDIALDDFGTGYSNLSYLRRLPVSTLKLDRSFTRGMQRAPADPVDVKIVEGIVSLAHTLDLAVTVEGVETGVQAEHLRLLGCDTAQGWYYARPGPPERLHTLALADAS
- a CDS encoding peptidase C39 family protein, whose amino-acid sequence is MTGNGTGPTPRRTVLAAAVGAAAGIAAATTPARAVPRAASARRTPGRVDNRGWSSCTDWQGGTAEGTRTVARPRPGLAIARPAGALDHTDPHTGTTARWEYATWTSPEHTPAVPAGEAIVSWNAHTPAGTWLQAELRATYTDGTTTPWYVMGRWASDDGPASIRRTSVDGQGDGRSTVWTDTLSIDDTAAGPRLASYRVRLTLFRRPGSGLTPTVWRLNVMGSDVPDRFEVPASVPGPAAGRELTVPRYSQNIHVGQYPEYDNGGEAWCSPTSSQMIIEYWGRRPTAEDLAWVNPEYADPQVCHAARFTYDHQYRGCGNWPFNAAYAATYRDLRAVVTRLESLADAERLIAAGIPLITSQSFLASELDGAGYGTAGHLMTVIGFTASGDVIANDPASDSNEAVRRVYDRRQFENVWLRTKRYNASGKVVSGTGGVCYLYFPAKLTAPQKRALASVGIA
- a CDS encoding DUF4232 domain-containing protein, with translation MTGISAGRALAVTGLSLSVLLSVAACGGQSGTERSADATEVGSEVPAASDTPVRPETLDVDRFTPYPPSGSPSSSSSGSPCPASGVRVTAGEANAASGLRAQEVTLTNCGPTARRLSGYPTVELLDEDGKPLRIDIDRGARRVSSGVGDATPAAFSVEPGGSATFQLVWRNTYDDTSQAPVVGKTVVVSPSVGDIGVRITPETPYDLGSTGRLGVTVWEPAR
- a CDS encoding DUF779 domain-containing protein, whose translation is MEDVSRITFTPAAERLVRRLTDAHGPLMFHQSGGCCDGSAPMCYPRGEFRTGAADVLLGTPRIEGVAEPVEFWMSAVQFERWRHTRLTIDVVPGRGSGFSLEAPEGVRFLVRSDLLTGAERCSVDGTTAGGAAPGR
- a CDS encoding chitinase → MSGRTSRLLGAALALAFAVQIPVAAATAAPRENTAAQTDTCAVKSKPTGKVLQGYWENWDGSANGVHPPFGWVPINDKRIRDHGYNVINAAFPVIRSDGTVLWEDGMDATVKVSTPAEMCDAKANGATLLMSIGGAAAGIDLSSTKVADRFVETVVPILKKYNFDGIDIDIETGLVGSGNINQLSASQSNLIRIIDGVLAQMPSNFGLTMAPETAYVTGGSVVYGSIWGAYLPIIKKYADNGRLWWLNMQYYNGSMYGCSGDSYQAGTVAGFTAQTDCLNKGLVVQGTTIKVPYDKQVPGLPAQPGAGGGYMSPSLVSQAWNNYRDKGLKGLMTWSINWDGSRNWTFGDNVRSLQGR